From a region of the Aeoliella mucimassa genome:
- a CDS encoding BON domain-containing protein yields the protein MNRRLPEQGAGSQTHHTCDRDAFYQGGKTITPRDVKTNGTCDLSRAVRDRIHQQLGVRVYDLEVEVSPESVVLSGRCSTFYTKQLAQHAALDVIESRSLDNRIQVHVG from the coding sequence ATGAACAGACGCTTGCCAGAACAGGGAGCTGGGTCCCAGACGCATCACACTTGTGATCGGGACGCGTTCTACCAGGGAGGTAAAACCATTACACCGCGCGATGTAAAAACCAACGGCACTTGTGACCTTAGCCGGGCTGTACGCGACCGCATCCACCAACAACTCGGGGTGCGTGTGTACGATCTGGAGGTCGAGGTCTCCCCCGAAAGCGTGGTGCTCAGCGGCCGCTGCTCGACGTTCTACACCAAGCAGCTTGCCCAACACGCGGCGCTCGACGTGATCGAGAGTCGTAGTCTTGATAACCGCATCCAGGTGCACGTCGGATAG
- a CDS encoding DUF4340 domain-containing protein, whose translation MSELNKTTCYFVAALAAVALAIFTRPSVEEFDVEQRLGETLVEDFPTDAPKRLRITHMNEETGELDSFEVAEKSGGWIIPSKGGYPADATRQLAEAVEGVVGREILEVVDADSAQHVTYGVVAPEDSSADAGFGTHVELVGENDQSLADLIIGEQVTDSEQQHWVRRSGQDVVYAAEIDLSKFSTNFADWIEKDLLKLNTFDISEVSINDYSVQVNPVLTNRGLQLQVVEDYRNKFDLVFDDDQNQWLPKKLETYNTETNSYDPLRLADNEVLNADSLRELKSALEDLVIVDVERKPDGLSGDLKAGEEFMSSDETKMSLAQRGFYPLSENGGVALYSSEGEIVITLNSGVEYVLRFGELQADSSAEGETAEDAAETEAEQTTDDTEGNAGLNRYLFVMARFNESAIEPPVLEDLPELPAADEAAKEPATEEPSDENAESTFDESAEEATDETTDAADSTEETTDQPTTEQIEAERARIDLNNKRAQDEYNEKIAAGKKQVEELNDRFGDWYYVIPNDVFKKVHLGREQVITTAQPEAGGQAPPANPASPNTMIPGLPGLESLMGGRGAAAPPAAAEESDELPAVEAPESTPDASSSPDATAPEAETSEAEAAEADKTEAEAAPADEQLAASESESTEPTDSESPAEESADAPSSN comes from the coding sequence ATGTCCGAACTCAACAAAACTACCTGTTACTTCGTAGCGGCGTTGGCTGCCGTGGCTCTGGCCATCTTCACTCGGCCATCGGTCGAGGAGTTTGACGTCGAGCAGCGACTAGGCGAAACCTTGGTGGAGGACTTCCCCACCGACGCCCCCAAGCGGCTCCGCATCACCCACATGAACGAAGAGACCGGCGAGCTCGACTCGTTCGAGGTCGCCGAAAAGTCGGGCGGGTGGATCATCCCCTCCAAAGGCGGCTACCCGGCCGACGCGACTCGTCAGCTAGCCGAGGCAGTCGAAGGAGTCGTCGGGCGTGAGATTCTCGAAGTGGTCGACGCCGACTCCGCCCAGCATGTTACCTACGGAGTGGTCGCTCCCGAAGATTCCTCCGCCGACGCCGGATTCGGCACCCACGTCGAACTGGTAGGCGAGAACGACCAGTCGCTCGCCGACCTGATCATCGGCGAGCAAGTCACCGACTCCGAGCAGCAGCACTGGGTCCGCCGCTCCGGGCAGGACGTCGTGTACGCGGCCGAAATCGACCTGTCGAAGTTCTCCACCAACTTCGCCGACTGGATCGAGAAAGACCTGCTTAAACTCAACACGTTCGACATCTCCGAAGTCTCCATCAACGACTACTCGGTTCAGGTAAATCCGGTACTCACCAACCGTGGCCTGCAGTTGCAGGTGGTCGAGGATTACCGCAACAAATTCGACCTCGTATTCGACGACGACCAAAACCAATGGTTGCCGAAGAAGCTCGAAACTTATAACACGGAAACCAACAGCTACGATCCCCTCCGCCTGGCCGACAACGAAGTGCTCAACGCCGACTCGCTTCGCGAGCTCAAGTCGGCCCTGGAGGATCTGGTGATCGTCGATGTCGAACGCAAGCCCGACGGCCTGAGCGGCGACCTCAAGGCCGGCGAGGAGTTCATGAGCAGCGACGAAACCAAAATGTCGCTCGCCCAACGCGGCTTCTACCCCCTCAGCGAGAACGGCGGCGTCGCCCTCTACTCCAGCGAAGGCGAAATCGTCATCACCCTCAACTCCGGCGTGGAGTACGTGCTTCGCTTCGGCGAACTCCAGGCCGACTCCTCGGCCGAAGGCGAAACCGCCGAAGACGCTGCCGAGACCGAAGCCGAGCAGACCACCGACGACACCGAAGGCAACGCCGGGCTGAACCGCTACCTGTTTGTCATGGCTCGCTTCAACGAGTCGGCCATCGAGCCACCCGTGCTCGAAGACCTCCCCGAGCTCCCTGCTGCCGACGAAGCAGCCAAGGAGCCGGCGACCGAAGAGCCCAGCGACGAAAACGCCGAATCGACTTTCGATGAGTCCGCCGAGGAAGCAACCGACGAAACAACCGACGCTGCCGACTCCACGGAGGAGACCACCGACCAGCCGACCACTGAGCAGATCGAAGCCGAGCGGGCTCGTATCGACCTGAACAACAAGCGGGCTCAGGACGAATACAACGAAAAAATCGCTGCCGGCAAGAAGCAAGTCGAGGAACTCAACGACCGCTTCGGCGACTGGTACTACGTGATTCCGAACGACGTCTTCAAAAAGGTGCATCTCGGTCGCGAGCAGGTGATTACCACCGCTCAGCCCGAAGCCGGCGGGCAGGCTCCTCCGGCCAATCCGGCGAGCCCCAACACCATGATCCCCGGTTTGCCGGGTCTTGAGTCGCTCATGGGCGGTCGCGGCGCTGCTGCTCCTCCAGCTGCTGCTGAGGAGTCCGACGAGCTGCCGGCCGTTGAAGCACCAGAGTCGACTCCCGACGCGAGCAGCTCGCCTGATGCAACTGCTCCGGAAGCCGAAACTTCAGAAGCCGAAGCTGCCGAAGCCGACAAGACCGAAGCCGAAGCTGCTCCAGCCGACGAGCAACTGGCCGCCTCGGAGTCCGAGTCGACCGAACCCACCGATAGCGAGTCGCCCGCCGAAGAGTCGGCCGACGCTCCCTCGTCGAACTAG
- a CDS encoding ABC transporter ATP-binding protein, which translates to MQDTSSTDANDVMIEAVRLSKYYGLFAAAQNVSFQIKKGEVAAFLGPNGAGKSTTMKLLTGYLSPSTGKARIAGFDTQTERLEASKVLGYLPENGPLYPDMTPRSLLKFFGQARGMTGSQIRRRMEEVIELCNLQQVLGKPIGKLSKGYRQRVGMAQVLLHEPDVLIMDEPTSGLDPNQIRDVRNLIRKLGETKTILLSTHILQEVEAMCNRVVFINEGRVVFDGHPNELGSNPAELDNKFHELTGAV; encoded by the coding sequence ATGCAAGATACCTCGTCGACAGATGCAAACGATGTAATGATCGAGGCGGTTCGCCTCTCCAAATACTACGGCCTGTTTGCCGCGGCTCAGAACGTGAGCTTCCAGATTAAGAAGGGCGAAGTTGCCGCCTTCCTGGGACCCAACGGCGCCGGCAAAAGCACCACGATGAAGCTGCTGACCGGGTACCTCTCCCCATCAACCGGCAAAGCACGCATCGCAGGTTTCGATACCCAAACCGAGCGACTCGAAGCGTCGAAGGTACTCGGCTACCTGCCCGAAAACGGCCCGCTCTATCCCGACATGACCCCACGGTCGCTGCTGAAGTTCTTCGGCCAAGCCCGCGGCATGACCGGCAGCCAAATCCGCCGCCGGATGGAAGAAGTGATCGAGCTGTGCAATCTACAGCAGGTGCTCGGCAAGCCGATCGGCAAACTCTCGAAAGGTTACCGCCAGCGGGTCGGCATGGCCCAGGTGCTGCTACACGAGCCCGACGTGCTGATCATGGACGAACCGACCTCGGGCCTCGATCCCAACCAAATTCGCGACGTGCGAAACCTGATTCGCAAACTCGGCGAGACCAAAACCATTTTGCTGTCGACTCACATTCTTCAGGAAGTCGAAGCCATGTGTAACCGCGTGGTCTTCATTAATGAAGGTCGTGTCGTGTTCGATGGCCACCCTAACGAGCTTGGCTCGAACCCCGCGGAACTAGACAACAAGTTCCACGAGCTAACCGGCGCTGTTTAG
- the cysC gene encoding adenylyl-sulfate kinase, giving the protein MSDPQVVWHQHSVTRQQRESLNGHRGCVVWFTGLSGSGKSTVANLVVEKLHAAAVHTYLLDGDNVRHGLNATPKMLAERHEESFATRFGLGFGAEDREENIRRVGAVAQLFCDAGLVTLTAFVSPYRRDRDAVRSMLADGDFVEVFVDTPLEVCEARDPKGLYKQARAGAIKNFTGIDDPYEAPSEAELVLPGGDLPAEELADKVVEYLRGAGKLGK; this is encoded by the coding sequence ATGTCGGATCCTCAAGTCGTTTGGCACCAACACTCGGTTACCCGCCAGCAGCGGGAGTCGCTGAATGGCCATCGTGGTTGCGTGGTGTGGTTCACCGGTCTTTCGGGCTCGGGCAAGAGCACCGTGGCCAATCTGGTGGTCGAGAAGCTGCACGCCGCTGCGGTGCACACTTACCTGCTCGATGGCGACAACGTGCGGCACGGGTTGAACGCGACTCCCAAGATGCTGGCCGAGCGGCACGAAGAGTCGTTCGCCACGCGGTTTGGGCTTGGGTTCGGTGCCGAGGATCGCGAGGAGAACATTCGCCGGGTCGGCGCGGTCGCCCAGTTGTTCTGCGATGCGGGGCTGGTGACCCTCACGGCGTTCGTGAGTCCCTATCGACGCGATCGCGATGCGGTGCGAAGCATGCTGGCCGACGGCGACTTTGTCGAGGTGTTTGTCGACACCCCGCTCGAAGTGTGCGAAGCCCGCGATCCCAAGGGTCTCTACAAGCAAGCCCGGGCGGGAGCGATCAAGAACTTCACCGGCATCGACGATCCGTACGAAGCCCCGAGCGAAGCCGAGTTGGTACTGCCCGGCGGTGATCTGCCGGCCGAGGAGCTGGCCGACAAAGTGGTGGAATATCTTCGTGGTGCTGGCAAGTTGGGCAAGTAA
- a CDS encoding Gldg family protein, which produces MNPTVTSAIFKRDFISYFSNPTGYVFICVFVILSSMATFVPPAFFNNNLANLDQLSTWMPWILLVFIPAITMSSWSEERRQGTDELLLTIPASDFDVVIGKYLSCAAIFTVSLLFSMFSIWIVFSWGLGSPDMGLFLCTYLGYWFLGLAMLSIGMVASFLTKNLTVGFVFGMLLNAPLAAFSIADWFVKDPKYAQMISRWSADAQLADFERGVISLSGVSYFLSLMVVMLYVCMVLIGKRHWGTGDDGDSRWAHYFGRAIALVVIFGGLNVFISNYNSLRADITTERINSLSESTITLLDELRNNDEVDTILVDAYVSPTVPSEYAAHKLNLLGTLQELQSMSGGKIHVSVYQIENFSEQAATAETRFNIVPQPVITSTRGVNSQEEIFMGVAVRHKLDKVVVPFIDKGIPVEYELVRSILTVAQDTRKRVGVVKTDVQLFSSFSMQGATEESQLITELRKQYEVVEVDPEEPIVGDYDVLLAVQPSAMSPQAMDNLVDAVKGGMPVAVFEDPMPMPWAWDVPGTSEDRTMGGPMAMFGGGQTLPKGDIQKLYSLLGLEIDPEQVVLQKYNPYPQYPFPEFFVFIDEGLEAYGTPQPFNLNQPISSGFKQLLTIAPGHLRKDETTKLTYSPLLVTGNLTAEVPFSVVGRMNNIVDMVNQQKLSKESFTVGALIEGEYEDTDDLMGDLAEQAAAEEDEEETPKLDETGKPIEKTPIKAVVITDIDWLFDEFFRIRSQGEQNITNLPDMKFQNVSFVLNVLDYLAGDDRFLDIRKRSRSHRVLTLIEKATYEARKESRETIDEAQTEMEEAIEQAQQKFQGKLDAIRQRNDLSPQEMEVMIRRVEVTENRKLERQISQLRKDFQRTQLQTQRQLDREVRGVQDRYKTYAWILPPILPILLGVLVYFHRRGGEREGVSKTRLRYNQREE; this is translated from the coding sequence ATGAATCCCACCGTCACCTCGGCGATTTTTAAGCGCGACTTCATCAGCTATTTCTCGAATCCCACCGGATACGTGTTTATCTGTGTGTTCGTCATCCTTAGCTCGATGGCCACGTTCGTGCCGCCTGCGTTCTTCAACAACAATCTGGCGAACCTCGATCAGCTCAGCACCTGGATGCCTTGGATTCTGCTGGTGTTCATTCCAGCGATTACCATGAGTTCGTGGAGCGAAGAACGTCGCCAAGGCACCGACGAGTTGCTGCTCACGATTCCCGCGTCCGACTTCGACGTGGTGATCGGCAAGTACCTGTCGTGCGCGGCAATTTTCACCGTGTCGCTGCTGTTCTCGATGTTCTCCATCTGGATCGTGTTTAGCTGGGGCCTCGGCTCGCCCGACATGGGCCTGTTTTTGTGCACCTACCTCGGCTACTGGTTCCTCGGCCTGGCGATGCTCTCCATCGGCATGGTGGCTTCGTTCCTTACCAAGAACCTAACCGTCGGCTTCGTGTTTGGCATGCTGCTGAATGCCCCGCTGGCGGCATTCAGCATTGCCGACTGGTTTGTCAAAGATCCCAAGTACGCCCAGATGATCAGCCGCTGGAGTGCCGACGCCCAATTGGCCGACTTCGAGCGCGGTGTCATCAGCCTTTCGGGGGTCTCGTACTTCCTGAGCCTGATGGTAGTGATGCTCTACGTCTGCATGGTGCTGATCGGCAAGCGTCACTGGGGCACCGGCGACGATGGCGACTCTCGCTGGGCTCACTATTTCGGCCGGGCGATCGCACTGGTCGTGATCTTCGGCGGCCTGAACGTGTTCATCTCCAACTACAACTCGCTGCGTGCCGACATCACCACCGAGCGAATCAACTCGCTCTCCGAGTCGACCATCACGCTGCTCGACGAGCTGCGCAATAACGACGAGGTCGACACCATTTTGGTGGATGCCTACGTGAGCCCCACAGTGCCAAGCGAGTACGCTGCCCATAAGCTGAACTTGCTCGGCACGCTGCAAGAACTGCAGTCGATGAGCGGCGGCAAGATCCACGTGAGCGTCTACCAGATCGAAAACTTCAGCGAACAAGCGGCCACGGCCGAAACACGGTTCAACATCGTTCCGCAACCAGTCATTACCAGCACCCGCGGAGTGAACTCGCAAGAGGAAATCTTCATGGGCGTCGCCGTGCGGCATAAGCTCGACAAGGTGGTGGTGCCGTTTATCGACAAGGGTATTCCCGTGGAGTACGAGCTGGTCCGCTCGATCCTCACCGTGGCCCAGGACACCCGCAAACGGGTCGGCGTGGTCAAGACCGACGTACAGCTCTTCAGCAGTTTCAGCATGCAAGGCGCTACCGAAGAAAGCCAGCTGATCACCGAGCTTCGCAAGCAATACGAAGTGGTGGAAGTCGATCCCGAAGAACCCATCGTCGGCGATTACGACGTGCTGCTGGCCGTGCAACCATCGGCCATGAGCCCGCAAGCAATGGACAACCTGGTCGACGCGGTGAAGGGTGGTATGCCGGTCGCGGTGTTCGAAGACCCGATGCCGATGCCATGGGCCTGGGACGTGCCCGGCACCAGCGAAGATCGCACGATGGGCGGCCCCATGGCTATGTTCGGTGGCGGCCAAACCTTGCCGAAAGGCGATATCCAAAAGCTGTATAGCCTGCTTGGTCTGGAGATCGATCCCGAACAGGTCGTACTGCAGAAATACAACCCTTACCCGCAATACCCCTTCCCCGAGTTCTTCGTGTTCATCGACGAAGGCCTCGAGGCGTATGGCACTCCACAGCCGTTCAACCTGAATCAGCCGATCTCCTCGGGCTTCAAGCAATTACTAACAATTGCTCCGGGGCATCTTCGCAAGGACGAAACCACCAAGCTCACCTACTCTCCGCTGCTGGTCACTGGCAACCTGACCGCCGAAGTGCCGTTCTCGGTCGTCGGCCGGATGAACAACATCGTCGATATGGTCAACCAGCAGAAGCTCTCGAAGGAGTCGTTCACGGTCGGAGCCTTGATCGAAGGCGAATACGAAGACACCGACGACCTGATGGGCGACCTTGCCGAACAAGCGGCGGCCGAAGAGGACGAGGAAGAGACTCCCAAGCTCGATGAAACCGGCAAGCCGATCGAGAAGACCCCGATCAAAGCAGTGGTCATTACCGACATCGACTGGCTGTTCGACGAGTTCTTCCGCATCCGCTCGCAGGGCGAACAGAACATCACGAACCTTCCAGACATGAAGTTCCAGAACGTTTCGTTCGTACTGAACGTGCTCGACTACCTGGCCGGCGACGATCGCTTCCTCGACATCCGCAAGCGATCGCGCTCGCACCGGGTGCTCACCCTGATCGAGAAAGCGACCTACGAAGCTCGCAAAGAATCGCGAGAGACCATCGACGAAGCCCAAACCGAGATGGAGGAAGCGATTGAGCAAGCCCAACAGAAGTTCCAGGGCAAGCTCGACGCGATTCGCCAACGCAACGATCTGTCGCCTCAAGAGATGGAAGTGATGATCCGCCGTGTCGAGGTGACCGAGAATCGCAAACTCGAGCGTCAGATCAGCCAGTTGCGGAAAGATTTCCAGCGCACCCAACTGCAAACCCAGCGACAACTCGACCGCGAAGTTCGCGGCGTGCAAGACCGTTACAAGACGTATGCCTGGATTTTGCCTCCGATTCTGCCGATCCTGCTCGGCGTGCTCGTGTACTTCCACCGCCGCGGTGGTGAGCGTGAAGGCGTTTCGAAAACCCGCCTTCGCTACAACCAACGCGAAGAGTAA
- the nadB gene encoding L-aspartate oxidase, with protein MHFSPPRYLVPFQPKRIPHHFADVLIIGGGIAGLRAAMEIDPRLSTLVVTKDLMRESNSTYAQGGIAGVIDSTDNFENHVADTLTAGANLCDPQVVEMVVREAPHEIRKLIEWGTKFDLDSKGELMLGREGGHSHHRIVHAMGDSTGAEIIRAMIHQVREVLQAQVWPNTFTIDLLTTGGVCRGALVWNAHHGKTFVWAKQTIVCTGGVGQVYRESTNPPIATGDGHAMCFRAGAVLGDMEFMQFHPTVLYIAGSSRMLISEALRGEGAQLVDASGYRFMPDYDERAELAPRDIVSRSIVEQMAKTNQPCVYLKLSHLDPEHVHNRFPGIAKACASFGIDIAKDSIPVRPGAHYMLGGVRVDSDGRTSIPRLWAAGEVTSSGLHGANRLASNSLLEGLVYGAHAGRAMSDAALDEPDMFQAIPLENAEVPRPAARLDTDDIRNSLKSLMWRDAGVWRDEKVLADASTNIDAWIRYALGRQFTDPAGWELQNLLTVARVMINSARLRTESRGVHLRADFPTSDDENWRRHILQRKGSEPEFADVG; from the coding sequence TCTGATGCGCGAGTCGAACAGCACCTACGCCCAAGGTGGCATTGCCGGCGTGATCGACTCGACCGACAACTTCGAGAACCACGTGGCCGACACCCTGACCGCAGGGGCCAACCTGTGCGATCCGCAGGTGGTCGAAATGGTAGTTCGCGAAGCTCCCCACGAGATTCGCAAGCTCATCGAATGGGGCACCAAGTTCGACCTCGACTCCAAAGGCGAGTTGATGCTCGGCCGCGAGGGTGGGCATAGCCATCACCGCATCGTCCACGCGATGGGCGACTCGACCGGAGCCGAAATCATCCGGGCGATGATCCACCAGGTTCGCGAAGTGCTCCAGGCTCAGGTCTGGCCGAACACGTTTACCATCGACCTGCTGACCACCGGCGGAGTTTGCCGCGGGGCGCTGGTCTGGAACGCTCACCATGGCAAAACCTTTGTGTGGGCCAAGCAAACCATCGTCTGCACCGGCGGCGTGGGGCAGGTGTATCGCGAATCAACGAATCCTCCCATCGCCACCGGCGACGGCCACGCGATGTGCTTCCGCGCCGGCGCGGTGCTCGGCGACATGGAGTTCATGCAGTTCCACCCCACGGTGCTGTATATCGCCGGGTCGAGCCGCATGCTCATCTCCGAAGCCTTGCGCGGCGAAGGAGCGCAGTTGGTAGATGCTTCGGGCTACCGCTTCATGCCCGACTACGACGAGCGGGCCGAGCTGGCCCCGCGCGACATCGTAAGCCGTTCGATTGTCGAGCAGATGGCCAAGACCAACCAGCCTTGTGTCTACCTGAAGCTCAGCCATCTCGATCCCGAGCACGTGCACAATCGGTTCCCCGGCATCGCCAAGGCATGTGCAAGTTTTGGCATCGACATTGCCAAGGACTCCATTCCGGTTCGCCCTGGTGCCCACTACATGCTGGGTGGAGTACGGGTCGACTCCGACGGGCGCACGTCGATTCCGCGACTCTGGGCCGCCGGCGAGGTGACCTCCAGCGGACTACACGGCGCGAACCGCCTGGCATCGAACAGCCTGCTCGAGGGACTCGTGTACGGGGCTCACGCCGGACGGGCGATGAGCGATGCCGCGCTCGACGAGCCCGACATGTTCCAGGCCATTCCGCTGGAAAATGCCGAAGTCCCCCGCCCTGCTGCCCGTCTCGACACCGACGACATTCGCAACTCGCTCAAGAGCCTCATGTGGCGCGACGCTGGCGTTTGGCGTGACGAAAAGGTGCTGGCCGACGCCAGTACGAATATCGACGCCTGGATTCGCTACGCGCTCGGGCGGCAATTCACCGATCCGGCCGGCTGGGAGCTGCAAAACCTGCTCACGGTTGCCCGCGTGATGATCAACTCGGCTCGGCTGCGTACCGAATCGCGGGGGGTGCACCTGCGGGCGGATTTTCCGACCAGCGACGACGAAAACTGGCGTCGCCATATTTTGCAGCGTAAGGGATCGGAACCGGAATTCGCCGATGTCGGCTAG